From a region of the Zingiber officinale cultivar Zhangliang chromosome 4B, Zo_v1.1, whole genome shotgun sequence genome:
- the LOC121975415 gene encoding transcription factor MYB2-like isoform X1, with product MLYFTIFLFLHLYIYIYMHSYNYMYVRYLLLFSGLHLHISRSTKMGRAPCCDKDSVKKGHWSPEEDKQLKEYIEKHGTGGNWIALPHKAGLNRCGKSCRLRWLNYLRPNIKHGCFSDDEDRIITNLYASIGSRWSIIASHLPGRTDNDIKNYWNTKLKKKFSGILTPPRRIKHHRHDRIQLQLHQQQFTDYAGPCSFPYAGHPLDAAAAPNNSLIMALQGLDAALPFSALLGGGDGSHLLQAAEQQQQSCDFIKFGGNAGMDCIGNAAYADAYLDEVEHGALGLENYLHGGSVGGGLEAVDLSGSHDSADELGFNLEEYEMAPMIAAAAAAGSGNLYLDETMLSGSSMCFY from the exons ATGTTATACTTCACTATATTCTTGTTCCttcacctatatatatatatatatatgcatagtTATAACTATATGTACGTGCGATATCTACTTCTCTTCTCTGGGTTACACTTACACATTAGCCGATCGACAAAGATGGGGAGGGCACCCTGCTGTGACAAGGACAGCGTGAAGAAGGGCCACTGGTCTCCTGAGGAAGACAAGCAGCTGAAGGAGTACATCGAGAAGCATGGCACTGGTGGTAACTGGATTGCTCTCCCTCATAAAGCTG GTCTGAATAGGTGCGGGAAGAGTTGCAGACTGAGGTGGCTCAACTATTTGAGGCCCAACATCAAGCATGGATGCTTCTCTGACGACGAAGACAGGATCATCACCAACCTCTACGCCAGCATCGGCAGCAG GTGGTCCATCATAGCCAGTCACCTCCCTGGCAGGACTGACAACGACATCAAGAACTACTGGAACACCAAACTTAAGAAGAAGTTCTCGGGGATCCTTACGCCGCCGAGGAGGATTAAGCATCACCGTCACGATCGAATTCAGCTGCAGCTTCATCAACAACAGTTTACTGACTATGCCGGTCCCTGCAGCTTTCCGTACGCCGGTCACCCATTGGATGCTGCTGCTGCTCCTAACAACTCCTTGATTATGGCGTTGCAAGGCCTTGATGCAGCATTGCCCTTCTCTGCGTTGCTCGGTGGTGGTGATGGGTCGCATCTGCTGCAGGCAGCTGAGCAGCAGCAGCAGTCTTGCGACTTCATCAAGTTCGGAGGGAACGCCGGCATGGACTGCATTGGTAACGCTGCGTATGCCGATGCCTACCTGGACGAGGTGGAGCACGGCGCACTGGGCTTAGAGAACTACCTCCACGGCGGCAGCGTCGGCGGTGGCTTGGAGGCCGTCGACCTCTCCGGCAGCCACGACAGCGCCGACGAGCTGGGGTTCAACTTGGAGGAATACGAAATGGCTCCGATGATCGCGGCGGCAGCAGCAGCCGGCTCCGGCAACCTCTACCTCGACGAGACGATGCTGAGCGGATCCTCCATGTGCTTCTACTGA
- the LOC121975415 gene encoding transcription factor MYB2-like isoform X2 yields MGRAPCCDKDSVKKGHWSPEEDKQLKEYIEKHGTGGNWIALPHKAGLNRCGKSCRLRWLNYLRPNIKHGCFSDDEDRIITNLYASIGSRWSIIASHLPGRTDNDIKNYWNTKLKKKFSGILTPPRRIKHHRHDRIQLQLHQQQFTDYAGPCSFPYAGHPLDAAAAPNNSLIMALQGLDAALPFSALLGGGDGSHLLQAAEQQQQSCDFIKFGGNAGMDCIGNAAYADAYLDEVEHGALGLENYLHGGSVGGGLEAVDLSGSHDSADELGFNLEEYEMAPMIAAAAAAGSGNLYLDETMLSGSSMCFY; encoded by the exons ATGGGGAGGGCACCCTGCTGTGACAAGGACAGCGTGAAGAAGGGCCACTGGTCTCCTGAGGAAGACAAGCAGCTGAAGGAGTACATCGAGAAGCATGGCACTGGTGGTAACTGGATTGCTCTCCCTCATAAAGCTG GTCTGAATAGGTGCGGGAAGAGTTGCAGACTGAGGTGGCTCAACTATTTGAGGCCCAACATCAAGCATGGATGCTTCTCTGACGACGAAGACAGGATCATCACCAACCTCTACGCCAGCATCGGCAGCAG GTGGTCCATCATAGCCAGTCACCTCCCTGGCAGGACTGACAACGACATCAAGAACTACTGGAACACCAAACTTAAGAAGAAGTTCTCGGGGATCCTTACGCCGCCGAGGAGGATTAAGCATCACCGTCACGATCGAATTCAGCTGCAGCTTCATCAACAACAGTTTACTGACTATGCCGGTCCCTGCAGCTTTCCGTACGCCGGTCACCCATTGGATGCTGCTGCTGCTCCTAACAACTCCTTGATTATGGCGTTGCAAGGCCTTGATGCAGCATTGCCCTTCTCTGCGTTGCTCGGTGGTGGTGATGGGTCGCATCTGCTGCAGGCAGCTGAGCAGCAGCAGCAGTCTTGCGACTTCATCAAGTTCGGAGGGAACGCCGGCATGGACTGCATTGGTAACGCTGCGTATGCCGATGCCTACCTGGACGAGGTGGAGCACGGCGCACTGGGCTTAGAGAACTACCTCCACGGCGGCAGCGTCGGCGGTGGCTTGGAGGCCGTCGACCTCTCCGGCAGCCACGACAGCGCCGACGAGCTGGGGTTCAACTTGGAGGAATACGAAATGGCTCCGATGATCGCGGCGGCAGCAGCAGCCGGCTCCGGCAACCTCTACCTCGACGAGACGATGCTGAGCGGATCCTCCATGTGCTTCTACTGA